Proteins from one Impatiens glandulifera chromosome 2, dImpGla2.1, whole genome shotgun sequence genomic window:
- the LOC124926541 gene encoding beta-taxilin-like, translating to MENLAADHLPEVDSLPDGFVEGSLVEPLAPSTPLPERDKLLADYKEEEVAEVDDYKEEKLVEFDSGLDLAANGIHLCDTTCEKGEKDENLRTFPVPLCENDGFDKLVLSVGSEACTMVRDTMIPEDIANPVPGDGGKVTCNMLPQTLSGEILAPVDKDNGNAGGLREQVATEQNISSINAEISNKAEISEVKRKNSKRNLKSEKEFLQFSLKYQQVLAERDAVIAVRDKLESLCRELQRQNKMLMDECKKVSTEGQNLRLDLSNRFQDAVKEINIKLEEQKDECLSQLKENEMLKIKLKHLADQYTLSEQQYAQKLKQKSLELQIADLKTQQHEEKLRQEQSQMKIYAEQMSQLLETERNLRLQLTADGEKFQQFQDALVKSNEVFETFKKEIEKMTKSNKELKKENSFLKSKCEKSDFTLVQLVEERELQKKQLEKTRKQKEKLESLCRSLQAERKQLIVEPLPTQ from the exons ATGGAGAATCTAGCAGCGGATCATCTTCCTGAAGTAGATTCACTGCCTGACGGTTTTGTGGAAGGCTCATTAGTGGAGCCATTGGCACCGTCTACTCCATTACCCGAAAGAGATAAGCTTTTAGCTGATTATAAGGAAGAGGAAGTAGCAGAAGTTGATGACTATAAAGAAGAGAAATTAGTGGAGTTCGATTCAGGCCTTGATTTAGCTGCCAATGGAATTCATCTGTGTGATACAACCTGTGAAAAGGGTGAAAAGGATGAAAATTTAAGGACTTTTCCTGTTCCATTATGTGAAAATGATGGTTTTGATAAGTTAGTACTGTCGGTAGGTAGTGAAGCTTGTACTATGGTGCGAGACACCATGATTCCTGAGGACATAGCTAACCCTGTACCAGGTGATGGAGGCAAGGTTACTTGTAATATGCTGCCTCAAACACTTTCTGGAGAAATATTAGCTCCAGTGGATAAAGATAATG gaaATGCAGGAGGATTAAGGGAACAAGTTGCAACTGAACAGAATATATCATCCATAAATGCAGAGATCAGCAACAAAGCA GAGATCTCAGAAGTCAAACGTAAAAACTCAAAGCGTAATTTGAAGTCCGAAAAGGAATTTCTACAGTTTTCTTTGAAATACCAACAAGTTCTTGCAGAAAGGGATGCAG TTATTGCTGTTCGAGATAAACTTGAGTCACTGTGTCGGGAGTTACAAAGGCAGAACAAGATGCTAATG GATGAATGCAAAAAGGTCTCAACAGAGGGGCAGAACTTGAGATTGGATCTATCAAACAGATTCCAAGATGCTGTTAAG GAAATAAACATTAAGCTGGAAGAACAAAAAGATGAATGCCTATCACAGCTGAAGGAGAATGAGAT gttaaaaataaaactgaagCATCTTGCTGATCAGTATACACTTTCAGAGCAGCAGTATGCTCAGAAG TTGAAACAAAAATCGCTAGAACTCCAGATTGCTGATTTGAAAACTCAGCAGCATGAGGAGAAATTACGCCAAGAGCAGTCTCAGATGAAGATATATGCAGAACAAATGTCACAATTGCTGGAAACTGAAAGAAATCTGCGCTTGCAGCTAACGGCTGATGGTGAAAAATTCCAGCAATTCCAG GATGCCTTGGTAAAAAGCAACGAGGTCTTTGAGACATTCAAAAAAGAGATAGAGAAG ATGACAAAGTCAAACAAGGAACTGAAAAAGGAAAACTCATTTTTGAAGAGCAAATGTGAGAAATCTGACTTTACACTAGTTCAACTCGTAGAAGAG AGAGAGCTCCAAAAGAAACAATTGGAGAAGACAAGGAAACAAAAGGAAAAGCTTGAGTCCTTGTGTAGGTCACTTCAAGCGGAAAGGAAGCAACTAATAGTTGAACCTTTGCCAACCCAATAG
- the LOC124924614 gene encoding protein IQ-DOMAIN 2-like: MGRKGSWFSAVKKALTPESKEKKDERNVSSNSGCDDNDNDNEDNRSNSPESNEEDLVFPETTTSTIEDDVKLTQDQNDISHQLTTARFPKKPKEETAAIKIQNVFRGYRARKALKRLRGLVRLKILVESKSMKRQAMTTLKCMQTLAHVQSEVQMRRIRMTAENLALQKDIPPKNEKTSTLPKPKALAVTLSSEEWINSPRSKEQLEAKMQNKQDAAIRRERALAYSYSHQQKWRNPSKKGTPTILDQKNPHWGWNWLERWVTDQSWETKCDPNKDGGHATSRQVASFPKPNNPNRQQSSNSISKPPSRAKKQEDSSRNQSNVHQRRHSLPGFPTIDDHDRSSHIPNHMASPNRKTRSRGPSPLGNVIPENKSILNSKTKKSMSFPSSSSAHNRNSIYENTKTTHSKNGNVQ, translated from the exons ATGGGGAGAAAAGGAAGCTGGTTTTCTGCTGTGAAGAAGGCTTTAACCCCTGAATCAAAGGAGAAGAAAGACGAG AGAAACGTAAGTTCCAATAGCGGATGTGATGATAATGACAATGATAATGAAGATAACAGAAGTAATAGTCCGGAATCAAATGAAGAAGATTTAGTGTTCCCCGAGACGACCACTTCCACCATAGAAGATGATGTGAAGTTAACACAAGACCAAAATGATATAAGCCATCAACTTACAACCGCTCGATTCCCCAAAAAGCCCAAGGAAGAAACGGCTGCTATCAAGATTCAAAATGTTTTTAGAGGATACCGA GCTAGGAAGGCATTGAAGAGATTGAGAGGATTGGTAAGATTGAAAATACTCGTGGAAAGCAAGTCAATGAAACGTCAAGCCATGACCACGTTAAAATGCATGCAAACGTTAGCCCATGTACAATCTGAAGTTCAAATGAGGAGGATTCGAATGACGGCGGAGAATTTGGCCTTACAGAAAGATATTCCACCAAAGAACGAAAAAACGTCGACGCTTCCAAAGCCCAAGGCATTGGCGGTGACTTTGAGTAGCGAAGAGTGGATCAATAGTCCACGTTCCAAAGAACAACTCGAGGCCAAAATGCAAAACAAACAAGATGCTGCCATAAGAAGAGAAAGGGCATTGGCATATTCATACTCTCATCAG CAAAAATGGAGGAACCCATCTAAGAAAGGAACACCAACCATTCTAGATCAAAAAAATCCTCATTGGGGATGGAATTGGTTAGAAAGATGGGTGACAGATCAATCATGGGAAACAAAATGTGATCCCAACAAAGATGGTGGCCATGCTACAAGTAGACAAGTTGCATCATTTCCCAAACCAAATAATCCTAACCGTCAACAATCTTCTAATTCCATTTCGAAGCCACCATCAAGGGCCAAAAAACAAGAAGACAGCTCGAGAAACCAATCAAACGTGCATCAAAGAAGGCATAGTTTGCCTGGTTTTCCCACCATCGATGATCATGATCGGAGCTCTCATATTCCAAATCACATGGCTTCACCAAACAGAAAAACTAGGTCTCGAGGTCCAAGCCCACTCGGTAATGTGATACCGGAAAACAAATCgatattaaatagtaagacaAAGAAGTCGATGTCATTTCCATCATCCTCGAGTGCACATAATAGGAATTCCATTTATGAAAATACAAAGACCACTCATTCAAAAAATGGAAATGTGCAATAA
- the LOC124927261 gene encoding mitochondrial import inner membrane translocase subunit TIM14-1, producing MATPFLAGLAVAAAALAGRYGIQAWNTLKTRPPKPRMRKFYEGGFQPTMTKREAALILGVRENATADKIKEAHRKVMVANHPDAGGSHFLASKINEAKDVMLGKSRSGGSAF from the exons ATG GCCACGCCTTTTCTTGCTGGTCTTGCGGTAGCTGCAGCTGCTCTTGCTGGTAGATATGGAATTCAAGCCTGGAATACACTCAAAACTCGTCCACCAAAACCTAGAATGCGTAAGTTTTATGAAGGTGGTTTCCAGCCAACCATGACAAAAAGAGAAGCAGCTCTCATTCTTGGTGTTAG AGAGAATGCAACTGCGGACAAGATTAAAGAGGCGCACAGAAAAGTGATGGTGGCGAATCATCCTGATGCAGGTGGTAGCCATTTTCTTGCTTCCAAAATTAATGAAGCTAAAGATGTAATGTTAGGAAAGTCAAGAAGTGGTGGATCTGCATTTTGA